A DNA window from Streptomyces canus contains the following coding sequences:
- a CDS encoding IucA/IucC family protein has translation MHRPSAAEADFAQELAVLRPDLVARYTAELPGARAAVLSRLWRGLAHEPLPWVTGREAGREGLTLRLSDGRRMHGPHPDPFATAAHTAVVRLDEVAHDDPARLMTALGVPHGADFAGELAGSVASLALSRAGQPAREEAWPVREWEWEQRVVDGHPYHPNCRSRPGFSVAEQLAYGPEHRPLVRLGFVPVPADECLVTGAWPSHLRDGERLLLPVHPWQSEHVLKRPVAEGVEAHPLMSLRTLALADGPHVKTALSTRLTSSVRDISVYSISTSATLSRFAETVAERMDGLLHFTRTLGAVTANSPDLAAVLRESPQVYGERVIPVAALATTELPESPVWLAEFARLSLTVGLRLLEFGIALEAHGQNLLVVLSDSGAPERLVYRDLADIRISPARLAQHGIPVPALSGRLVTDDVTTLRRKLFGSLVAGALAGTAGSATALRGALETAVRELPRTPDLAALLEQPLPAKALTLMRLSPETPGDRWTELPNPLA, from the coding sequence GTGCACCGTCCCTCCGCCGCCGAGGCCGACTTCGCCCAAGAGCTGGCCGTCCTGCGCCCCGACCTCGTGGCGCGGTACACGGCCGAGCTGCCCGGCGCCCGCGCGGCCGTGCTGTCCCGGCTGTGGCGTGGGCTCGCGCACGAGCCGCTGCCCTGGGTCACCGGCCGGGAGGCGGGCCGGGAAGGGCTCACCCTGCGTCTCTCGGACGGCCGCAGGATGCACGGCCCGCACCCGGACCCGTTCGCCACCGCCGCCCACACCGCCGTCGTGCGGCTCGACGAGGTCGCCCACGACGATCCGGCGCGCCTGATGACCGCGCTCGGCGTACCGCACGGTGCGGATTTCGCCGGTGAACTCGCCGGCAGTGTCGCCTCGTTGGCGCTGTCGAGGGCGGGACAACCCGCCCGCGAGGAAGCCTGGCCGGTGCGCGAGTGGGAGTGGGAGCAGCGGGTGGTCGACGGGCATCCCTATCACCCCAACTGCCGTTCCCGGCCGGGCTTCTCGGTGGCCGAGCAGCTGGCCTACGGGCCCGAGCACCGGCCGCTGGTACGGCTGGGGTTCGTGCCGGTTCCGGCGGACGAGTGCCTGGTGACGGGCGCGTGGCCGTCGCACCTGCGGGACGGGGAGCGGCTGTTGCTGCCCGTGCATCCGTGGCAGTCGGAGCATGTGCTGAAGCGGCCGGTCGCCGAAGGCGTCGAGGCGCACCCGCTGATGTCCCTGCGCACCCTCGCCCTGGCCGACGGACCGCACGTCAAGACCGCGTTGAGCACACGGCTCACGTCCTCGGTGCGGGACATCTCCGTCTACTCGATCAGCACGTCGGCGACCCTCTCACGGTTCGCGGAGACGGTGGCGGAGCGCATGGACGGCCTCCTGCACTTCACCCGCACCCTGGGGGCGGTGACGGCCAACTCTCCCGATCTGGCCGCCGTGTTGCGCGAGTCCCCTCAGGTGTACGGGGAGCGGGTCATCCCGGTGGCCGCCCTGGCCACCACCGAGCTGCCCGAATCCCCCGTCTGGCTCGCGGAGTTCGCCCGGCTGTCCCTCACGGTCGGACTGCGTCTGCTGGAGTTCGGCATCGCCCTGGAGGCGCACGGCCAGAACCTCCTCGTCGTCCTGTCCGACTCGGGCGCACCGGAGCGGCTGGTCTACCGGGACCTGGCCGACATCCGGATCAGCCCGGCCAGGCTCGCGCAGCACGGCATCCCGGTCCCCGCACTGTCCGGGCGGCTGGTCACCGACGACGTGACGACCCTGCGGCGCAAACTGTTCGGCTCGCTGGTGGCCGGAGCCCTCGCGGGTACGGCGGGTTCGGCCACGGCGTTGCGAGGTGCGCTGGAGACGGCCGTGCGGGAGCTGCCGCGCACCCCGGATCTGGCCGCGCTGCTCGAACAGCCGCTGCCCGCGAAGGCGTTGACGTTGATGCGGCTGTCGCCGGAGACGCCGGGCGACCGGTGGACCGAGCTGCCCAACCCCCTTGCCTGA